cagaaatattgattgtgccttgcaaaatgctcactataatctgtagaaaagtaggaccagtacacacttcataggaatgtccctttaaatcactcttgggtgaatgtaggtgcaaacctggaggacctccttttccaaagtcccagtaaatgtaatgaaatagaacacacaggtagcactctatgtggagcaacagcacctttattgagcaacgtttcggggctcctgcccctttattaagctatatatctgtgtttgtgcacatacatttgttgcttgattatctcgtgtgtgtgtgtgtatatatcactatcacagacataacaatgttgtactgagtgcctttaaagggacagtcaaaatacaaatcatctattatcagtgaagcatttataaatctctctgcttgaatataaatatatttatatatatataaaatggtttaaagatttataagatcaaaccaggaatgtagttagctcattagtatttgatttgtcttcacattatatattataatcatatttcttgttcttttaatacagatataatgaagcacatatccgaacacgtgctataatagaacgactgtttggtgttctaaaaatgcgctttcgctgcctggacagatcagggggggatctccaattcagtccggaaaaagctattaaaatcaaagtggcatgttgctgtctacacaacatggcacaggagcatgggatgttgaacgacttacttccaacaccacagcccccaggtgaaatctttgagcctgatgtaattaatcatccccaacccctcaatgcccatttggagagatctgcaactattcaagaattcttttcaggtatttttatagtattgtaatgagaccttttagttatttatgattatgttttttaataatacacatttgtttcttttaatgttttacagattgaagattctcagaaatggaataccactcccctccctctctcctcatccctatatttaccacattttccctaaataaatgtatactttactcaaatatagtcatggtgaatgtttctttatttccagctatgtactaatcaatgcattcatcttatgatttatgtataacataattatctaaaatatcattttaattatattccaaatattactttgttctcttggtataattatttaaagagcagctgtgcactcctggttaataaaaatgagtacatgggtgaaccaatgacagacaggatatatactgtatgttggcaacaataaaccgctccaacataggttctatgctgctcctgatcttacctaaataaaactataatcaaaggatactaagaatattaataaatataaagaatataaatatattagatttgcttttaaatatatatgttttagcaaaataatggaatttatgtcactttaaaaaaaaaaaaggaagagtgtgttcacaataaaacattaatgaaccagataaatcattcaattccaatcaacttacatatgtactcataatcaatttaattcttttatgtttcttatttcaatcatgtatttaagtttaggagccattccatttaatgttcatcac
This genomic stretch from Bombina bombina isolate aBomBom1 chromosome 4, aBomBom1.pri, whole genome shotgun sequence harbors:
- the LOC128655686 gene encoding putative nuclease HARBI1; translation: MHILNVVAGFPGSNHDAYILRNSGVWRLFETNQMPEGHLLADSAYPLKKWIWTPLKENQVVGPAELRYNEAHIRTRAIIERLFGVLKMRFRCLDRSGGDLQFSPEKAIKIKVACCCLHNMAQEHGMLNDLLPTPQPPGEIFEPDVINHPQPLNAHLERSATIQEFFSD